The Phycisphaerae bacterium sequence CTTGCGCGGCCCGCGCCAGATGACCGGGGCACGCTCGTCCGGAAGAAAGAAGTCGATCGAGATGACCGCCAGCCGCTCGCTGACCCGCACCGGCTCGAGCAGCCCCTGCACGACCTCCGGCCGACGGCCCTCCAGACCAAGCAGCCGGGGGATGCTCGGGCCGTGAATGTCCACGTCCAGCAGCCCGACGTGCGAGCCGGCGGCGGCCAGGGCCACGGCCAGGTTGGCGGCCACGGTGCTCTTGCCCACACCGCCCTTGCCGGAGAGTACGAGCAGTTTCTGCCCGATGCGTTCCATGCGTCCCCGCAGAATCTCGTTCTCGAGTTCCCGCTCCGGATCCACCTGCCTCGGGGATGAACTCGGGCAACGATCCGTCATGTTGTGCTCCTCAACTCAACGGCCGGTCCGGGCACCGCGTCTTGACCCGATGCCGGCTGCGCATCCGACGTTCTCAGGCACGCATCCAGTGTTTGCCACAGGGCCCGCACGTCACGCGCGACGCCCTCGGTTGTGAACTCAACGATCGTGCGCGCCGCCACCTGGGCCGCCGTGACGGTCTGGTCGTAGCGCACGCGACCGGCGACGTGCATGCCGTGACGGCGCGCCGCGGCCTCGATCTGCGTCGTCATATCCGGATTGAGGTCCCACTTGTTCACGCAGACCCACGTGGGCACGCCAAAATGCCGGGCCACTCCGGCGACGCGCTCCAGATCATGTTGCCCACTGACGGTCGGCTCCGTAACGATGAGGGCCGCGGCCGTTCCGGTCAGCGAAGCGATCACCGGACAGCCAATGCCGGGCGCACCGTCGATAATGACCAGCTCGCGCCCCGTGCTCTTGGCGACGTCCCGCGCCTGGGCACGCACGACACTCACCAGCTTGCCCGAGTTTTCAGCCGCAGGCCCGAGCCGCGCATGGACCAGCGGCCCGCAGCGCGTGTCCGAGACGAACCACTCGCCACAGACGCGCTCTATGAAGTCGATGGCATGCACGGGACAGAAGCGGACACAGACCCCGCAGCCTTCACACGCCAACGGATCGATGGCGAACACAGGTTGCCCTGGCGCACCCGACGCTTCCCACATCTCGCGCAGGATTTCGTAGGTCCGCAAGGAACAGGAGCGCTGGCAGAAGTCGCAACCCTTGCAGGCGGCATGCTGGCCGCGCGGTCCGGGCGCGCCATTTCCCCCCATGTACTGGTCCACCGCCTCGAAGCGGCAGTATGTGGCGCACGCCCCGCAACGGACGCAGTCCGCCTGCCGGATAGCCGCCTCGTGGCCGCTGCGGAACTCCTCACGCACCTTGATCTCGGGCGAGAGGACGAGCGACAAGTCCGCCGCGTCCACGTCGCAATCTGCAACCACCGCGTGGCCGGCCAGGACCGCGAACGATGCCGTCAGGCTCGTCTTGCCCGTGCCGCCTTTGCCGCTGATGACGACCAGTTCCTTCATGCTGTGTGGCTCGCTTTCGCCTGCGCCGTGGCTACCCTCTCGAGCTGTTCCCACAGGCCTGCCAGCGCGGCCCGCAGGTCTGGCCGGGCCGTCACCAGCAACTCGCCGCGCGAGTACGCCTCGGCGATCCCGCGGTCATCGCGGATGGTCAGCAGCACCGGAATCCCTTCCGCGGCGCAGTACGTCGCCACGCGCTCGTCGCCGACATCGGCCCGGTTGATGACAACCCCCATCGGCACGCCGACCTGCCGCAGGGTCTGGACCGCGAGCGTCAGGTCGTGCAGGCCGAACGGCGTCGGCTCGGTCACGAGCAGGACAAAATCGGTGTCGCGCACCGTGGTCACCACCGGGCACGATGTCCCCGGCGGCGCATCGATGATCTGCCAATGGTCATCCGGCGCCGCCGCCCGGACGGCGCGAATCACCGGCGGGCTCTTGGCCTCACCGACGTTGAGCACACCGCGCACGAATCGGACGCGTCCCGCGCGCCCGGTCTCGACTACGCCGATCTCGCGGGGCACCTCGAGGATGGCCTTTTTCGGGCAGACCAGCGCGCAACCGCCGCAACTATGGCACAGTTCAGGGAAGACGAGCGGCTTGTCGCCCAGCCAGACCAGCGCGCTGTACTGGCAAACCTGCGCGCAGTGCCCGCACCGGTCGCACGCGTCCCCAAGCACCTGCGGCACCAGCAGCGTAACCGGCTCACGGTGCTCAATCGTCGGCTTGAGGAACAGGTGGCCGTTCGGCTCCTCGAC is a genomic window containing:
- a CDS encoding 4Fe-4S dicluster domain-containing protein: MKELVVISGKGGTGKTSLTASFAVLAGHAVVADCDVDAADLSLVLSPEIKVREEFRSGHEAAIRQADCVRCGACATYCRFEAVDQYMGGNGAPGPRGQHAACKGCDFCQRSCSLRTYEILREMWEASGAPGQPVFAIDPLACEGCGVCVRFCPVHAIDFIERVCGEWFVSDTRCGPLVHARLGPAAENSGKLVSVVRAQARDVAKSTGRELVIIDGAPGIGCPVIASLTGTAAALIVTEPTVSGQHDLERVAGVARHFGVPTWVCVNKWDLNPDMTTQIEAAARRHGMHVAGRVRYDQTVTAAQVAARTIVEFTTEGVARDVRALWQTLDACLRTSDAQPASGQDAVPGPAVELRSTT
- a CDS encoding ATP-binding protein yields the protein MKIAVASGKGGTGKTTVATNLAVVAAELGRPVAYVDCDVEEPNGHLFLKPTIEHREPVTLLVPQVLGDACDRCGHCAQVCQYSALVWLGDKPLVFPELCHSCGGCALVCPKKAILEVPREIGVVETGRAGRVRFVRGVLNVGEAKSPPVIRAVRAAAPDDHWQIIDAPPGTSCPVVTTVRDTDFVLLVTEPTPFGLHDLTLAVQTLRQVGVPMGVVINRADVGDERVATYCAAEGIPVLLTIRDDRGIAEAYSRGELLVTARPDLRAALAGLWEQLERVATAQAKASHTA